A DNA window from Nitrospira sp. contains the following coding sequences:
- a CDS encoding hypothetical protein (Evidence 5 : Unknown function; MaGe:77308602) encodes MDWIAERFQDCLCPACLKQVSLGGLVLPVSKKNGHAR; translated from the coding sequence ATGGATTGGATTGCCGAACGGTTTCAGGATTGTCTCTGTCCGGCGTGCTTGAAGCAAGTCAGCCTGGGAGGATTAGTACTGCCGGTTTCCAAGAAGAACGGCCACGCGCGATAA
- a CDS encoding Cobyrinic acid A,C-diamide synthase (MaGe:77308603), translated as MRHPRLIIAGTASGVGKTTVTLAILAALRKRGRLVQPFKAGPDFIDPGHHTAVTGQPSRNLDGWMLGAERNRASFARTAANADLSIVEGMMGLFDGSSPVSDIGSTAELAKQLGAPVLLVIDGSAMARSAAAMLSGYARFDPALRVAGVLFNRVGGEGHYRLLKAAVEAETDVAVVGYLKPDAAVTVADRHLGLVTAMEQGPAELYDRLGTMAAETIDLALIESLARTAGGAPFVSAPFTVARGMERPIRIGVAYDPAFCFYYQDNLDLLEAAGAELIRFSPLRDRQLPDVEMLYLGGGYPELHGAALAGNVAMRTAIAHFAGRGGTIYAECGGMMYLTRAIRDFEGRSHEMVGLFAAEAVMRKSGLTLGYRTVKLAQSCILGAAGMTARGHEFHYSMLVPQDPLTYACGLADARGDSKGSDGLSVGNVVALYTHLHFASQPQIAASLVAAARRAAGLVQGGNLTDQAAHKAKMERLKASVDRRIETAQEEKGLLIVYTGAGKGKTTAALGMALRCIGHGMKVAVVQFIKGAIDTAEERALKSFGDRVTFLRMGEGYTWETQDRERDTQFAQDAWEKVCEFLRDPSYGMVILDEFNIALQQEYVDVADVSAALRARPPMQHVVLTGRGAKEALIEEADLVTEMKQVKHPFRKGVKAQAGVEF; from the coding sequence ATACGGCGGTGACCGGGCAGCCGTCTCGCAACTTGGATGGATGGATGCTGGGCGCTGAGCGTAATCGTGCAAGCTTCGCCCGGACTGCTGCCAATGCGGATCTCTCCATCGTGGAAGGCATGATGGGGTTGTTCGACGGCAGTTCGCCCGTGAGCGACATCGGCAGTACGGCTGAATTGGCAAAGCAATTGGGTGCGCCGGTGCTTCTTGTCATCGATGGCAGCGCGATGGCGCGCTCTGCGGCGGCGATGCTGTCGGGCTATGCCCGATTCGATCCGGCGCTGCGCGTGGCGGGTGTGCTGTTCAATCGTGTCGGTGGCGAGGGGCACTATCGCTTGTTGAAGGCGGCGGTGGAAGCCGAGACGGATGTCGCGGTCGTGGGCTATCTGAAGCCGGATGCCGCCGTCACGGTCGCAGACCGGCATCTGGGTCTTGTCACGGCGATGGAACAGGGGCCGGCGGAATTGTATGACCGGCTTGGAACGATGGCTGCGGAAACCATCGATCTCGCGCTGATCGAATCCCTGGCCAGGACGGCCGGTGGCGCGCCATTCGTTTCTGCGCCATTCACGGTCGCCAGAGGCATGGAACGGCCGATTCGTATCGGCGTCGCATACGACCCGGCGTTTTGTTTTTACTATCAGGACAATCTTGACCTGCTTGAAGCGGCCGGCGCGGAGCTGATCCGGTTTTCTCCCTTACGCGATCGGCAGCTCCCCGATGTCGAAATGCTCTACCTTGGCGGAGGCTATCCTGAGTTGCACGGCGCGGCGCTGGCCGGCAATGTCGCGATGCGAACCGCCATCGCACATTTTGCCGGACGCGGCGGGACCATCTACGCGGAATGCGGCGGCATGATGTACCTGACCCGAGCGATTCGAGACTTTGAAGGGCGCTCCCATGAGATGGTCGGGCTCTTTGCGGCCGAAGCCGTCATGCGAAAATCCGGTCTGACGCTGGGCTATCGGACGGTGAAGCTTGCCCAGTCCTGTATTCTTGGCGCGGCCGGCATGACGGCGCGCGGCCACGAATTCCATTATTCCATGCTGGTTCCACAGGACCCGTTGACCTATGCTTGCGGACTCGCGGACGCTCGGGGAGACTCGAAGGGGTCGGATGGGTTATCTGTTGGAAATGTCGTGGCACTCTATACCCATCTGCATTTTGCCAGTCAGCCGCAGATCGCGGCGTCGCTAGTGGCGGCGGCTCGCCGAGCGGCTGGACTGGTGCAAGGAGGGAACTTGACGGATCAAGCGGCACATAAAGCGAAGATGGAGCGGCTCAAGGCGTCGGTGGATCGGCGTATTGAGACGGCGCAAGAAGAGAAGGGCCTGCTCATCGTGTATACCGGCGCCGGCAAGGGCAAGACGACCGCCGCGCTGGGGATGGCCTTGCGTTGCATCGGGCATGGCATGAAGGTGGCCGTGGTGCAGTTTATCAAAGGCGCAATCGATACCGCGGAAGAGCGGGCATTGAAATCGTTCGGCGATCGCGTGACCTTTTTACGGATGGGCGAGGGCTATACCTGGGAAACGCAGGATCGCGAGCGAGATACGCAATTCGCGCAAGACGCCTGGGAAAAAGTCTGTGAGTTTTTGCGCGATCCGTCCTACGGCATGGTGATTCTCGACGAGTTCAACATCGCGCTGCAGCAGGAGTATGTGGATGTGGCGGATGTGAGCGCCGCGTTGCGCGCCCGCCCGCCGATGCAGCATGTGGTGCTGACAGGGCGGGGCGCGAAGGAGGCGTTGATTGAAGAGGCCGATCTCGTGACCGAGATGAAGCAAGTCAAGCATCCATTTCGGAAGGGCGTGAAGGCTCAAGCCGGGGTCGAATTTTGA
- a CDS encoding 5,6-dimethylbenzimidazole synthase (MaGe:77308600) has translation MSTRPMRQQVQPPKPRLLSRRSDGARPVVEPAGQFSQSERAAVYRAIFERRDVRRNFLPAPITDEVLTRVLTAAHHAGSVGFMQPWDFVVIRQPATKRAVKQLFTQTNAEAASHYEGDRAALYRGLKLEGIEEAPVNVCVTCSRQRGGPHVLGRSTVRETDLYSTCCAIQNLWLAARAEGIGVGWVSILDHQAVKKVLGIPRPVKVLAYLCLGYVSEFAAQPDLETAGWRARIPVEQLIHSESWGSRTEG, from the coding sequence ATGTCGACTCGGCCCATGAGGCAACAGGTTCAACCGCCAAAGCCTCGTTTGCTGTCCAGGCGTTCAGATGGGGCTCGACCTGTTGTCGAGCCTGCTGGGCAGTTTTCTCAGTCCGAGCGGGCGGCGGTCTATCGGGCGATTTTCGAGCGGCGGGACGTCCGGCGAAACTTTCTTCCTGCGCCGATTACGGACGAGGTGTTGACCAGAGTCTTGACGGCCGCGCATCACGCCGGCTCGGTGGGCTTTATGCAGCCGTGGGATTTCGTCGTCATCCGCCAGCCCGCCACGAAGCGCGCGGTCAAACAGCTCTTCACCCAGACGAATGCCGAGGCCGCCTCGCACTATGAGGGAGATCGCGCTGCGCTCTATCGCGGGTTGAAGCTGGAAGGGATTGAAGAGGCGCCGGTGAATGTGTGTGTGACGTGCAGCCGCCAGCGCGGCGGCCCGCATGTGCTGGGGCGCTCCACGGTGCGCGAGACGGACTTGTACAGCACCTGCTGCGCGATCCAGAATCTGTGGCTGGCCGCGCGCGCGGAGGGCATCGGCGTGGGCTGGGTCAGCATCCTCGATCATCAGGCTGTGAAGAAGGTACTCGGCATTCCCAGGCCGGTGAAAGTGCTGGCCTATCTCTGTCTTGGCTACGTGTCCGAGTTTGCCGCGCAGCCCGATTTGGAAACGGCTGGGTGGCGGGCCAGAATT
- a CDS encoding conserved membrane protein of unknown function (Evidence 4 : Unknown function but conserved in other organisms; MaGe:77308601) — protein sequence MLGLMPRVQLVVGVALALLIAATRGHHFASLNHLPAASWAVFFLAGVYLRPRWVFIALLAEAAALDIVAVTWGGVSNFCVSPAYGFLLPAYGALWASGRWYASHHRDTLSTLVPLSATVLAGTAICELISSGSFYFLSGRFEHTHVAEFAGRFAGYFPRSLSSLLFYVGLAGVIHATARVGNAYGAFSDRFMASR from the coding sequence ATGCTTGGACTCATGCCTCGTGTGCAACTGGTTGTTGGCGTTGCGCTGGCACTGTTGATCGCGGCGACGCGCGGACATCATTTCGCGTCCCTCAATCATCTGCCTGCTGCGTCGTGGGCAGTCTTTTTCCTCGCCGGGGTCTATCTGCGGCCGCGCTGGGTTTTCATCGCGTTGCTGGCTGAAGCGGCGGCCCTCGATATAGTGGCGGTGACCTGGGGCGGTGTGAGTAACTTCTGTGTCAGCCCCGCCTATGGGTTTTTGCTGCCGGCGTATGGCGCGTTGTGGGCGTCCGGTCGTTGGTATGCCAGTCATCATCGCGATACCCTGTCCACGCTGGTGCCGCTGTCGGCTACGGTGCTGGCCGGGACCGCTATCTGTGAGTTGATTTCCAGTGGAAGCTTTTATTTTCTCTCCGGACGATTTGAGCACACGCACGTGGCGGAATTTGCCGGGCGATTTGCGGGATATTTCCCCCGGTCTCTGTCTTCTCTCTTATTCTATGTTGGCCTTGCGGGCGTCATTCATGCGACCGCTCGTGTGGGGAACGCCTACGGAGCATTCTCGGATCGTTTCATGGCGTCGCGCTAG